Proteins found in one Paenibacillus sp. genomic segment:
- the hpt gene encoding hypoxanthine phosphoribosyltransferase, producing the protein MHNDIQEVLFTEQEIQQKVAELGRQISADYAGKNLLVLCVLKGAFLFIADLVKNIDLKLEVDFMAVSSYGKATKSSGVVKIIKDLDAPVEGRDVLIVEDIIDSGLTLSYLIDVLERRNAHSVKVVTLFDKPHHRTVELEADYKGFLIPDAFIVGYGLDYAERYRNLPYVGVLKPEVYSSHA; encoded by the coding sequence GTGCACAACGACATTCAGGAAGTGTTATTCACCGAACAAGAGATTCAGCAAAAGGTGGCCGAACTGGGCCGCCAAATCTCGGCGGATTACGCCGGGAAAAACTTGCTCGTGCTCTGCGTGCTGAAGGGGGCTTTCTTGTTTATCGCCGATTTGGTCAAAAACATCGATCTCAAGCTGGAAGTCGACTTCATGGCGGTGTCGTCGTACGGCAAAGCGACCAAATCGTCGGGCGTCGTGAAGATCATCAAGGATCTCGACGCGCCGGTCGAAGGCCGCGACGTGCTCATCGTCGAGGATATCATCGACAGCGGACTGACGCTTTCGTACCTCATCGACGTATTGGAGCGGCGGAACGCGCATTCCGTCAAGGTCGTGACGCTGTTCGACAAACCGCATCATCGGACCGTCGAGCTCGAGGCGGACTACAAGGGCTTCCTCATTCCGGACGCCTTCATCGTCGGCTACGGCCTCGATTATGCGGAGAGATATCGGAACCTGCCTTATGTCGGCGTGTTGAAGCCAGAAGTGTATTCGAGCCATGCGTAA